From the genome of Amycolatopsis granulosa:
TCTCGGCCTGCGCCGGCTTGTCGGCCTTCTCCGCCACAGGGGCGGCCTTGCCGGCCGGCACCTCCTCCTGCCGGGGCGCCCTGTCGATCGGCTTGCCCGCCGCCGGAGCATCCACCTTCGCGGCGATGCCGTCGAGGGGCAGGGTCTCGTCGGCGGCGCGCTTGCGCGGGGCCTTGCCCTGACGCTCGCGGATGGCGGCGATCAGGTCGCCCTTGCGCATCCCCTTGGTGTCGCCGATGCCCAGCTGGGCGGCGAGTTCCCGCAGGTCGGCGATCACCATGCCGGACAGGCCGCCACTGCGGCGCTTCGGCGCGGCCGTACCGTTCTGCTCCCCTGGTTCAGCGTTCGACGGGGCGGTCGCCACGTCGCCGCTCAAAAGATCGGTGTTGCTCACACATGTCCTTCCTGACCGATCCACGCCTCCAGGTGGATCAGCGGACTACCGCCCGCGTCCGATCGCGGAACGGTCTGCTCCTGCCCGGTGTGGCTTCCCCGGCCGGGACACGCGGGTCACAGCGGCCGAGCCGCCACACGGGGTTCTCGCGTGTTCCAGGTGGAACGCGCCGAATTCGTGTCACCGTAGCTACCGGAAACCCGCCTAGGTCAATCCCTGCACCAGCTATGCGGAATTATCGACTCGACGAGAGAATGCGATCCGGGATGGAGTCCCCGGGACCGACACCGGGTGCGGATTGCCCGCGGTGATCGAACGCCCCCGAGGGTAGACCGACGCGGCACGTGGTGCAACAACCACCCCCCGGCGCGCCGCGAATCTCCGCACGGAATCTACCGGCTGGTGACCCGGACCCCGGCCTGGTCGACCGCGAGCTCGATGACTTCGAAACCTTCAACGCCGGCCACGGGCGGGATTATTCCGTCGGTCGTCAGGGCCAGCACGGTCGGCCCGGCGCCGGACACGGTGGCCGCGACGCCCGCGGCGCGCAGGTCCCGCACCAGGCGGCCGGTCCCCGGATACGCGGGCTCGCGGTAGTGCTGGTGCAGGCGGTCCTCGGTGGCCGGCAGCAGCAGCGACGGGTCGGTCGTCAGCGCGTGCACCGCGAGCGCCGTGCGGCCCGCGGAGAACGCCGCGTCGGCGTGCGGCACCTCGGCGGGCAACAGGCCGCGCGTCGCCTCGGTCGACGACTTCACCGGCGGCACCGCCACGACCGGCCGGATCGACGGGTGCGGCGTGAGCCGTTCCGCGTGGAAGCGGCCGTGGTCGCACCAGGCCAGCACGAAACCACCCAGCAGGCTGGCGGCCGCGTTGTCGGCGTGGCCCTCGAACTCCGCGGCCAGCTGCACCGCGTCCCCGTCGAGAGAGTGGCCGGCGAGCGCATAGCCGGCCGCGATGCCGGACACCACCGCCGCGGCCGAGGAGCCCAGCCCGCGCGCGTGCGGGATCTTGTTGAAGCACCGCAGGTGCAGACCCGGCGGGGTGACGCCGAGGTACTGGCACGCGCGCCGCAGCGCCCGCACGACCAGGTGGGTCTCGTCGGTGGGGACGTCCTCGACCCCGCCGGCCCCGGCGTCGAACACCTCGACCTTGAGACCGGCGTCGGTCACCTGCACCTCGACGACGTCGTGCAGCCCGAGCGCCAGCCCGAGCGCGTCGAAGCCCGGGCCGAGGTTCGCGCTCGACGCCGGGACGGTGACACGCAGAGCGGTCACGCCAGCTCCAGCGCGGCGGCCACGGCGCTCGGGTCCACCGCCAGCGGCTCGACCTCGACGTTGCCCTCCAGCGCGGTGCCCGGGTCCTTCAGGCCGTGACCGGTGACCGTGCACACCACCGTCGAGCCCTTCGGGATGCGGCCATCGGCGGCGGTGGCGAGCAGGCCCGCGACGCTGGTCGCCGACGCCGGCTCCACGAACACGCCCTCCTTGCCGGCCAGCAGCCGGTAGGCGGCGAGGATCTGCTCGTCGGTCACCGCCTCGAACAGGCCGGCGGAGGCGTTCTTCGCCTTGACCGCACCCTCCCACGAGGCCGGGCTGCCGACGCGGATCGCGGTCGCGATCGTCTCCGGCTCGGCCACCGGCTCACCGTGCACCAGCGGCGCGGCTCCGGCGGCCTGGAAGCCGAACATACGCGGCGTGTTCTTCACCACACCGTCCGCGGCGTACTCGGAGTACCCGGCCCAGTAGGCGGTGATGTTGCCGGCGTTGCCGACCGGCAGGCAGTGGATGTCCGGCGCCTCGCCCAGGACGTCGCAGACCTCCCACGCGGCGGTCTTCTGGCCGATCAGGCGCACCGGGTTGACGGAGTTGACCAGCGTCACCGGGTGGTCGATCGCGGTCTTGCGGGCCAGCTCGAGGCAGTCGTCGAAGTTGCCGTCGATCTGCAGGATGCGGGCACCGTGCAGGATGGCCTGCGCGAGCTTGCCCATCGCGATCTTGCCCTGCGGGATGAGGACCGCGCAGGTGAGCCCGGCGCGCGCGGCGTAGGCGGCGGCCGAGGCCGAGGTGTTGCCGGTGGAGGCGCAGATGACCGCCTGCAGCCCGCTGGCCTTCGCGTGGGTGATCGCGACCGTCATGCCGCGGTCCTTGAACGAGCCGGTCGGGTTGGCCCCTTCGACCTTCAGGTAGACCGTCGAGCCGGTCAGCTCGGACAGGTGCGGTGCGGGCATCAGCGGCGTGTTGCCCTCACCGAGGGTCACGACCTCCGCCCCGGCCGGAACCGGCACCCGGTCGGCGTACGCCTCGATGATCCCGGGCCAGCCGGCCTTCGCAGTCATGAATCCTCGCCTTCCACCCGCATCACGCTGACGACCTCGTTGACGACGTCCATTGTCCCGATGGCCTCGACGGTGGCTTGCAGTGCCGCGTCCGGTGCGAGGTGCGTCACGATGACCAGGCTCGCCGTGTCGTGCCGGTCCCGCTGCCGGACCGCCGCGATGCTCACCCCGTGGTCCGCGAACACGTGCGCGACCTGGGCGAGCACACCCGGCTTGTCGGCGACGTCGAGGCTGACGTGGTAGCGGGTCGGGGTCTGGCCCATCGGCCGCACCGGCAGCGCGGCGTGCGCGGACTCGCGCGGGCCGCGTCCGCCGATCACCCGGTTGCGCGCCACCGCCACCAGGTCGCCGAGCACCGCGCTGGCGGTCGGCGCCCCGCCGGCACCCTGGCCGTAGAACATCAGCTGGCCGGCCGCGTCGGCCTCGACGAACACCGCGTTGAACGCGCCGCCGACGCTGGCCAGCGGGTGGCTGCGCGGGATCATCACCGGGTGCACCCGCGCGGAGACCGACTCGGTGCCGTCCGCGCTCTCCACGCGCTCGCAGATGGACAGCAGCTTCACCGTGCGGCCCAGCGCCTTCGCCGCCGCGATGTCCGAGGCCGAGACGTTCGCAATGCCCTCGCGGTGCACGTCGGAAGCGGTGACCCGGGTGTGGAAGGCGAGTGAGGCGAGGATGGCCGCCTTCGACGCCGCGTCGTAGCCGTCCACGTCCGCGGTCGGGTCCGCCTCGGCGTAACCCAGCCGGCTGGCCTCGTCCAGGGTCTCGGCGTAACCGGCACCGGTGGAATCCATCGCGGAGAGGATGAAGTTGGTGGTGCCGTTGACGATGCCCATCACCTTGGTGATGCGGTCACCGGCCAGCGACTCGCGCAGCGGGCGCAGCAGCGGGATCGCCCCGGCCACCGCGGCCTCGAAGTAGAGGTCGGCGCCGGCGGAGTCGGCTGCCTCGAACAGCTCCGCGGAGTGCTCGGCCAGCAGCGCCTTGTTCGCGGTGACGACCGACTTCCCCTTGCGCAGCGCGGTGAGCAGCCACTCGCGCACCGGGTCGACGCCACCGATCAGCTCGACCACGACGTCCACATCGGACTCCACGAGCGCGGCCGCGTCGTGGGTCAGCAGGTGCTGCGGCAGCTCGGGGTGCTTGTCCGGGCGGCGCACCGCGATGCCGGCCAGCTCGACCGGGGCGCCGGCGCGGGCGGCCAGCTCGTCGGCGTGCTCGGTGAGCAGCCGGGCCACCTCGGTACCCACCGTGCCGCAGCCCAGGAGCGCCACCCGTACCGTTTTGCCGTCTACAGTGGACATTGCAGTCACGACACCTCCAGCTGCAGCATGTCGTCGATCGTCTCGCGGCGCAGCAGCAGCCGCGCGCTGCCGTTGCGGACCGCGACGACCGCCGGGCGCGGCTGCCGGTTGTAGTTGCTGGCCATGGAGTAGCAGTAGGCGCCCGTCGCGGCGACCGCGAGCAGGTCGCCCGGGGCGAGGGTGTCGGGCAGCCAGCAGTCGCGCACCACGATGTCACCGGACTCGCAGTGCTTGCCCACCACCCGGCTCAGCGCCGCGCCGACCTGCTCGTTCGTCCCGTCGTCGCTCGCGCGTGAGACCAGGCGGACGTCGTACACCGCGTCGTAGAGCGGCGTGCGGATGTTGTCGCTCATCCCGCCGTCGACGCTGACGTACCGCCGCGACTCGGTGTCCCCGAGCGACACGTCCTTGATGGTGCCGACCTCGTAGAGCGTGACCGTGCCCGGGCCGGCGATGGCGCGGCCCGGCTCGCCCGCGATGCGCGGCACCGGCAGGCCGGCGAACTCGCACTCCTTGCGCACGATCTCGCGGATCTGGGTGATCATCTGCGCCGGCGGCGGCGGGTTGTCCTTGTCGGTGTAGGCGATGCCGAAGCCACCGCCGAGGTCCACCAGCGACAGCTGCTCCAGCAGCCCCTCGCCGTGCTCCTTGACCAGCTCGGCCATCAGCCCGATCACCCGGCGCGCGGCGACCTCGAAGCCGTCGGCGTCGAAGATCTGCGAGCCGATGTGGCTGTGCAGGCCGACCAGCCGCAGCGACGGCGCGTTGAGCACGCGGCGTACCGCCTCGGCCGCGTCGCCCGCCGCGAGCGAGAACCCGAACTTCTGGTCCTCGTGGGCGGTGGCGATGAACTCGTGGGTGTGCGCCTCGACGCCGACCGTGACGCGGATGAGCACCTTCTGCTCCACGTCCAGCCGGGCCGCGACGTCGGCCAGCCGCGCGATCTCGTAGTAGGAGTCGAGCACGACCGTGCCGACCCCGGCGCCGACCGCCGTCTCCAGCTCGGCGACCGACTTGTTGTTGCCGTGGAAGGTGATCCGCTCCGGCGGGAACCCGGCGCGCAGCGCGACCGCCAGCTCACCGCCGCTGGCCACGTCCATGCTCAGGCCCTGCGCCGCGACCCACCGGGCCACCTCGGTGCACAGGAACGCCTTGGCCGCGTAGTGCACCAGCGACGGGTCGTCGAACGCCTCCGCGTACTCGGCGCAGCGGGACTTGAAGTCCGCCTCGTCCACGACGAACAGCGGGGTGCCGTA
Proteins encoded in this window:
- the thrB gene encoding homoserine kinase; translated protein: MTALRVTVPASSANLGPGFDALGLALGLHDVVEVQVTDAGLKVEVFDAGAGGVEDVPTDETHLVVRALRRACQYLGVTPPGLHLRCFNKIPHARGLGSSAAAVVSGIAAGYALAGHSLDGDAVQLAAEFEGHADNAAASLLGGFVLAWCDHGRFHAERLTPHPSIRPVVAVPPVKSSTEATRGLLPAEVPHADAAFSAGRTALAVHALTTDPSLLLPATEDRLHQHYREPAYPGTGRLVRDLRAAGVAATVSGAGPTVLALTTDGIIPPVAGVEGFEVIELAVDQAGVRVTSR
- the thrC gene encoding threonine synthase, yielding MTAKAGWPGIIEAYADRVPVPAGAEVVTLGEGNTPLMPAPHLSELTGSTVYLKVEGANPTGSFKDRGMTVAITHAKASGLQAVICASTGNTSASAAAYAARAGLTCAVLIPQGKIAMGKLAQAILHGARILQIDGNFDDCLELARKTAIDHPVTLVNSVNPVRLIGQKTAAWEVCDVLGEAPDIHCLPVGNAGNITAYWAGYSEYAADGVVKNTPRMFGFQAAGAAPLVHGEPVAEPETIATAIRVGSPASWEGAVKAKNASAGLFEAVTDEQILAAYRLLAGKEGVFVEPASATSVAGLLATAADGRIPKGSTVVCTVTGHGLKDPGTALEGNVEVEPLAVDPSAVAAALELA
- a CDS encoding homoserine dehydrogenase; translation: MSTVDGKTVRVALLGCGTVGTEVARLLTEHADELAARAGAPVELAGIAVRRPDKHPELPQHLLTHDAAALVESDVDVVVELIGGVDPVREWLLTALRKGKSVVTANKALLAEHSAELFEAADSAGADLYFEAAVAGAIPLLRPLRESLAGDRITKVMGIVNGTTNFILSAMDSTGAGYAETLDEASRLGYAEADPTADVDGYDAASKAAILASLAFHTRVTASDVHREGIANVSASDIAAAKALGRTVKLLSICERVESADGTESVSARVHPVMIPRSHPLASVGGAFNAVFVEADAAGQLMFYGQGAGGAPTASAVLGDLVAVARNRVIGGRGPRESAHAALPVRPMGQTPTRYHVSLDVADKPGVLAQVAHVFADHGVSIAAVRQRDRHDTASLVIVTHLAPDAALQATVEAIGTMDVVNEVVSVMRVEGEDS
- the lysA gene encoding diaminopimelate decarboxylase, which encodes MAHPAGPRHAEVYPHADASGFPPSSSEELDRLYPKVWPRNTYRAPDGVVRIAGVDVRQLAETYGTPLFVVDEADFKSRCAEYAEAFDDPSLVHYAAKAFLCTEVARWVAAQGLSMDVASGGELAVALRAGFPPERITFHGNNKSVAELETAVGAGVGTVVLDSYYEIARLADVAARLDVEQKVLIRVTVGVEAHTHEFIATAHEDQKFGFSLAAGDAAEAVRRVLNAPSLRLVGLHSHIGSQIFDADGFEVAARRVIGLMAELVKEHGEGLLEQLSLVDLGGGFGIAYTDKDNPPPPAQMITQIREIVRKECEFAGLPVPRIAGEPGRAIAGPGTVTLYEVGTIKDVSLGDTESRRYVSVDGGMSDNIRTPLYDAVYDVRLVSRASDDGTNEQVGAALSRVVGKHCESGDIVVRDCWLPDTLAPGDLLAVAATGAYCYSMASNYNRQPRPAVVAVRNGSARLLLRRETIDDMLQLEVS